A stretch of DNA from Gimesia chilikensis:
AAAGACGGCGTCGTTCTGGGGTTGTCAGCTTTGTTTCTCGATCGCGATGCCCTCTTCCGCCCCGAACTGGCCGCCGCCGGTCAACCCGATCAATACGGTCGCGTGATGCTGCAGGACTGGGAACTGGGACTGGCCGTCAATCACGCCCTGCGCTACATCAAACCTGACGCAGAGCTGCGTGCCGCGATTGTCGAAGGTCGCATGCGGACCCGCGCAGACGTGAAACGCGAAGTCGAACGAATGCTGGCGGACGACACTGTCCGCAAGCCGCGGGTCCTGCGTTTCTTCCGCGATTACTTTGACTACGATCTGGGCGGTTACATCTGTAAGGATGCGAAAGCACTCGCTGACACAGGGGTGAGCAACCGGGGTCAGGCCCATTATCGGGCCATGTTCGATTCAACGGCCAGTACAGATCGTCTGATCGAACTGATCCTGAAAGATGATCGCGATGTCTTCCAGCGTCTGTTGACGACGAACCAGGTCGTCGCGACCAAAGCAGATGAAATCTATTTTGGTGAGCGACGAACCCGCAAGGAAGAGATCGCCGCCCGCAAAGCGGCGCAGGAGCAGGCGGCCAAAGAAGCGGCCAAAACCGGAAAGGAACCCAGCAAGGCCGACAAGCGAAAAGCCGCGCAGGTCAACCATAAAGTCACACCGACGCAGCTCACAGGACCGGAGATCTTTGCCCGCGTCAGTCGTCGCAGTTTTGGTACAGGCTCGATGGAACCGGAACGAATCCTGGCAAAAATACCTGAAGATCAGCGTCTGGGCATCCTGACGCATCCCAGCTGGCTCGTTTCGCATTCCGACGCGATGGACAATCACGCCATTCGTCGCGGCCGCTGGATTCGCGAACGATTACTGGGTGGCGGCATTCCCGATGTGCCGATCACCGTCGATGCCATGCTGCCCGATGAACCGGATAAGACACTCCGCGAACGGATGCGGGTGACTCGCGAAGAATACTGCTGGACCTGCCACAAAAAGATGGATCCGCTGGGCCTGCCCTTCGAGATGTATAACCATGCGGGTCTGTATCGCGAGACCGAACTCGAAAAACCGGTCGACACCACCGGCGCAATCATCGATTCCGGCGACCCCAAACTGGATGGCGAAGTCGCGAACGCGATTGAGTTGATCGAAAAAATCGCGGCCAGCGAGCGGGCCGAGCAGGTCTTTGTCCGCCATGCATTCCGCTTCTGGATGGGTCGCAACGAAACATTGAACGATGCCCCGGTGCTGCAGGCAGCCCATCGCGTCTACAAAGAGAACGGCGGCAGCATGAATGCACTCATCGTCTCCCTGCTGACGTCAGACGCCTTTCTCTACCGCACCCGCAACGACGCCGCGCTGGTGGAATCTGACTGAGCCGATGATGAGAGTCGCGGTATAAACCGTGATGGACACTGCGATCTATGAACGTGCACTGTGTGTCTCGACTCATCCCGTTGTTTTAACGCTCTGAAATGAAGGATGAATTTTATTTTTCAGATAGCGAAAAAGACGGTCGCGATTTTGGGGTTCACGATGTTTGTGAATACGCTCACTGTGATTCTGTTTTTCAATATCTCGTTTCGTCGAGATGACCCCTATATAATTGGTTTTCTTCCGGCAATGCTCATCTTGCCGGGGTGGATTTTGTATTTCATTTTTGAACGCTATCCAAAACGATTTCTGAATCAAAATTCTGCTTTTCTCTGCTATTCTCCTTTTCCACTCCTGTTCTTCATTATTCCTGGTGTGCTAGTGAGAGGCGAAGGTTCCGGGTATATGTTCCTTTTTGGAGTCTACTTTGTGGCGGGTGTGTTATTGTCCCTGCCAGTATTAAAGCAAAT
This window harbors:
- a CDS encoding DUF1588 domain-containing protein, yielding MIGFRLVAALTVLLSLLAVTHGETYTPGQKVSKDYQSFAKTFLKTHCVDCHGATDPEGNLSLHDLGPVDEVNAATWRSVWAQVTLKEMPPRDMTQPEVIERLQFSDWIVGELTNAMRDKGGFHDHLDPNKANYVDHELLFGPLPANIKLVPTASPARLWRLTPQEHMTRLNELINKEPEYDPNKPGLRTHGDDVPTNHGGELKLYFGVDRIIKWQGGTVAYATAVKSVPAILSSARTHGLENYPDFYTVNSAEATQILSMAADILRYMAYGPLSIAKPYQISDDPRPVMKKWNGDIRGLPTSIVYSTKVMRPLTPVYDLMEQEDTTDASLQAAISYLFEMLTFRPPTPKESDQYLTIVKQSIDKLGKKDGVVLGLSALFLDRDALFRPELAAAGQPDQYGRVMLQDWELGLAVNHALRYIKPDAELRAAIVEGRMRTRADVKREVERMLADDTVRKPRVLRFFRDYFDYDLGGYICKDAKALADTGVSNRGQAHYRAMFDSTASTDRLIELILKDDRDVFQRLLTTNQVVATKADEIYFGERRTRKEEIAARKAAQEQAAKEAAKTGKEPSKADKRKAAQVNHKVTPTQLTGPEIFARVSRRSFGTGSMEPERILAKIPEDQRLGILTHPSWLVSHSDAMDNHAIRRGRWIRERLLGGGIPDVPITVDAMLPDEPDKTLRERMRVTREEYCWTCHKKMDPLGLPFEMYNHAGLYRETELEKPVDTTGAIIDSGDPKLDGEVANAIELIEKIAASERAEQVFVRHAFRFWMGRNETLNDAPVLQAAHRVYKENGGSMNALIVSLLTSDAFLYRTRNDAALVESD